One uncultured Hyphomonas sp. genomic region harbors:
- a CDS encoding metalloregulator ArsR/SmtB family transcription factor — protein MESKAALSQLSALAQENRLAVFRLLVKAGHDGLPAGDIAVALGVPPNTLSSQLNILSNAGLIEGNRQGRSIIYTANYDAISGMIVFLMEDCCQGREEVCSPIMAAAQSACC, from the coding sequence ATGGAATCAAAAGCTGCCCTCTCGCAATTATCCGCGCTCGCTCAGGAAAACCGGCTGGCCGTGTTCCGTCTTCTGGTGAAAGCCGGGCATGACGGCCTGCCCGCCGGGGATATTGCGGTGGCCCTTGGCGTGCCCCCGAACACGCTGTCATCGCAGCTCAACATCCTGTCGAATGCGGGCCTCATCGAAGGCAACCGGCAGGGCCGGTCCATCATTTACACCGCCAACTACGACGCCATCAGCGGAATGATCGTGTTCCTGATGGAAGACTGCTGCCAAGGCCGGGAAGAGGTTTGCAGCCCCATCATGGCGGCCGCGCAATCTGCGTGTTGCTGA
- a CDS encoding leucyl aminopeptidase family protein, whose translation MHKSFTTGADAAVSVWLYTAEAFKSLENDPFPSARAMAKAQGFTGGAGQLVLVPDADGSLAHVLGGIGDGKDALAVAALSGKLPEGTYKIAADGGLSVASIAAGWADGAYRFDRYLKDKSSPPQLVIPEGEAGEALSAEADSIALLRDLVNTPAGDMTPAGIHETVEKLAAEFGAKLTAIVGDDLLEQNYPMVHAVGRAAKAAPRFLELEWGDTSKPQLALVGKGVTFDSGGLDIKPGSGMRIMKKDMGGSAHVIALACLVMATKLPVHLKLYVPTVENAISGDAFRPGDILSSRKGLTVEIDNTDAEGRLILADALARASEFDPDLLIDFATLTGAARVALGADLAPVYSDDEQLVEDILAGSAESGDPVWRMPLWDPYLAELKSPIADLVNSGSSFGGSITAGLFLKQFVDAKSWAHFDVWAWRKGKYGRPEGAAACGLRAVWTMLQKRYR comes from the coding sequence ATGCACAAGAGTTTCACCACCGGTGCCGATGCCGCCGTCAGCGTCTGGCTGTACACGGCTGAGGCTTTCAAATCACTCGAGAACGATCCGTTCCCTTCGGCCCGCGCCATGGCGAAGGCGCAGGGCTTCACAGGTGGGGCAGGGCAGCTGGTGCTGGTGCCGGACGCAGATGGCAGCCTGGCGCATGTGCTGGGCGGAATCGGCGACGGCAAGGATGCATTGGCCGTCGCGGCGCTATCCGGGAAGTTGCCGGAAGGCACTTACAAGATCGCGGCCGATGGCGGCCTTTCCGTTGCCTCCATTGCAGCTGGCTGGGCAGACGGGGCCTACCGGTTCGACCGCTACCTGAAAGACAAGTCCAGCCCGCCGCAACTGGTGATCCCGGAAGGGGAGGCAGGCGAAGCACTTTCGGCGGAAGCGGATTCCATCGCCCTGCTGCGGGACCTCGTGAACACACCGGCCGGCGACATGACCCCGGCCGGCATCCATGAAACCGTCGAAAAACTGGCCGCCGAATTCGGCGCAAAGCTGACGGCGATCGTTGGGGACGACCTGCTGGAACAGAACTATCCCATGGTGCATGCCGTGGGCCGCGCGGCAAAGGCCGCGCCGCGCTTCCTCGAACTGGAATGGGGCGACACCTCGAAGCCGCAACTGGCCCTTGTCGGCAAGGGGGTGACGTTCGATTCCGGCGGCCTCGACATCAAGCCGGGCAGCGGCATGCGGATCATGAAGAAGGATATGGGCGGTTCAGCCCATGTCATCGCGCTTGCCTGCCTTGTCATGGCGACGAAGCTGCCGGTGCACCTGAAGCTCTATGTGCCGACGGTCGAGAATGCGATCAGCGGCGATGCCTTCCGGCCGGGGGACATTCTGTCGTCCCGCAAGGGGCTGACCGTCGAGATCGACAATACCGATGCCGAGGGCCGGTTGATCCTCGCCGACGCGCTGGCGCGGGCATCCGAATTCGACCCGGACCTCCTGATCGACTTTGCGACGCTGACGGGCGCAGCCCGTGTCGCGCTCGGCGCGGATCTTGCGCCAGTCTATTCTGATGATGAGCAGTTGGTGGAAGACATCCTCGCTGGCTCGGCAGAGTCGGGCGATCCGGTCTGGCGCATGCCGCTCTGGGATCCCTACCTTGCGGAGCTGAAGAGCCCGATTGCCGACCTCGTGAATTCCGGCAGCAGCTTTGGCGGTTCGATCACCGCGGGTCTCTTCCTGAAGCAGTTTGTTGATGCAAAGAGCTGGGCGCATTTCGACGTCTGGGCCTGGCGCAAAGGCAAATATGGCCGGCCGGAAGGCGCAGCTGCCTGCGGGCTGCGGGCTGTCTGGACGATGCTTCAAAAGCGTTACCGCTAA
- a CDS encoding ArsI/CadI family heavy metal resistance metalloenzyme, with product MKRLHVHIAVDNLQRSIDFYSTLFDAPPSVLKDDYAKWMLDDPRVNLAISARGAAPGVEHLGIQAEDSGELADVYDRLKRADAPVLEEGETVCCYAQSEKSWVSDPAGVPWEVFHTTGDSAVYGGGPELNDGRLASTPTGMAVAGACCAPAIAEPKNSGCCG from the coding sequence ATGAAACGTCTCCATGTGCACATCGCGGTGGACAACCTCCAGCGCTCGATCGACTTCTACTCCACCTTGTTCGACGCCCCGCCAAGCGTGTTGAAGGACGACTACGCCAAATGGATGCTGGACGATCCGCGCGTGAACCTCGCCATCAGTGCGCGCGGCGCGGCGCCGGGTGTCGAGCATCTTGGCATTCAGGCAGAGGATTCCGGTGAGCTCGCCGACGTATATGACCGGCTGAAGCGGGCCGATGCCCCTGTGCTGGAAGAGGGGGAGACTGTTTGCTGCTACGCCCAGTCGGAGAAGAGCTGGGTCTCTGACCCCGCCGGCGTGCCGTGGGAAGTGTTCCACACGACCGGAGACAGCGCTGTCTATGGCGGCGGGCCGGAACTGAATGACGGGCGCCTTGCTTCGACGCCAACCGGCATGGCCGTTGCCGGCGCCTGCTGCGCGCCTGCGATCGCCGAACCGAAAAACTCTGGCTGCTGCGGCTGA